Proteins co-encoded in one Salvia splendens isolate huo1 chromosome 4, SspV2, whole genome shotgun sequence genomic window:
- the LOC121799329 gene encoding probable 2-oxoglutarate-dependent dioxygenase AOP1: MSCASMKLPLIDLNNLGENDSPRWESTKIQIREALQEYGCFEATFNNIIPFELRKSVGDGIRQLFDLPLAIKLLNNSHKPLHGYIGQNNFSPLMESMGIDGALSSHVVDTFANLMWPDQGNPTFSKDIQLYCEKLSELDKIVRRMVVESLGLEKYIDEHLNSMNYLCRFQKYEAPRTPHSTLGFFPHADKNIISILHQLNHVNGLQILTKDGKTWIPADPTSLDSIVVMVATSFHAWTNGRLHAPIHRVVVSGDEARYTIGLFSVPKEGCVIKTPEELVNKDHPLLYKPFDYYKFIDFIYTDAGRSSPDPLKEYCGA; encoded by the exons atgaGTTGTGCAAGCATGAAGCTCCCTTTGATTGATTTGAACAACCTAGGAGAAAATGATTCTCCAAGGTGGGAATCAACCAAAATCCAAATTCGAGAAGCCCTTCAAGAATATGGGTGTTTTGAAGCTACATTCAATAACATTATTCCTTTTGAGTTGAGGAAATCAGTTGGTGATGGGATTCGACAACTTTTCGATCTCCCTTTAGCCATCAAACTACTTAACAATTCTCATAAACCTTTACATGGCTATATTGGCCAAAACAATTTTAGTCCACTCATGGAAAGTATGGGCATCGATGGCGCCCTCTCGTCTCACGTAGTCGACACCTTCGCCAACCTGATGTGGCCTGATCAAGGCAATCCCACTTTCAG CAAAGATATACAGTTATACTGTGAGAAACTGTCTGAACTGGACAAGATTGTGAGGCGGATGGTGGTGGAGAGTCTTGGACTGGAAAAATACATAGACGAACACCTCAACTCCATGAATTACCTCTGTCGTTTCCAGAAGTACGAGGCGCCTCGAACGCCTCACTCAACGCTCGGATTTTTTCCCCATGCAGACAAGAACATTATCTCCATATTGCATCAGCTCAATCATGTTAACGGTTTGCAGATTCTTACCAAAGATGGCAAAACTTGGATCCCTGCAGATCCTACATCACTCGATTCAATCGTTGTCATGGTCGCGACCTCTTTCCAT GCATGGACAAACGGGCGACTGCATGCTCCAATCCACAGGGTGGTGGTGAGCGGGGATGAAGCTCGATACACTATCGGATTGTTTTCGGTTCCGAAAGAAGGGTGTGTGATTAAGACTCCGGAAGAGTTGGTGAATAAAGATCATCCTTTGCTCTACAAGCCTTTTGATTACTACAAGTTCATTGATTTTATCTACACAGATGCTGGTAGGTCTTCGCCGGATCCTCTCAAGGAATATTGTGGAGCCTAA